Proteins found in one Epinephelus fuscoguttatus linkage group LG4, E.fuscoguttatus.final_Chr_v1 genomic segment:
- the e2f4 gene encoding transcription factor E2F4: MMELESASTRGELGAVGDSLQPQTPSRHEKSLGLLTTKFVTLLQEAKDGVLDLKAAADTLAVRQKRRIYDITNVLEGIGLIEKKSKNSIQWKGVGPGCNTREIADKLIDLKAELDDLALRENELDQQRVWVQQSIKNVTDDSNNSPMAYVKHEDLCGAFKGDTLLAIRAPIGTQLEVPIPEAVLNGQRKYQIRLKSSSGPIEVLLVNKDPSSASPVVLPVPPPDDILQNLPAPAPTSQLPTAASQVSKAAPATPTKPAPAITSVTAASQTASVTVSEVTSTTPLTPTTDTPATVTQQLQSSASLDGSASSSVSAVFEPIKSDPSELLDFPKELSEMFDPTKEIMSGDLLEDLMSSEVFSPLLRLSPPPSDHDYIYNLDETEGLCDLFDVPILNL; the protein is encoded by the exons ATGATGGAGCTAGAGTCGGCCAGTACCAGAGGCGAACTGGGAGCTGTGGGTGACTCGCTGCAGCCACAGACTCCCAGCAGGCACGAAAAGAGTCTTGGGCTGCTCACGACTAAGTTTGTGACTTTACTACAAGAGGCGAAAGACGGAGTACTGGATCTGAAAGCG GCTGCAGACACTTTGGCAGTGCGGCAGAAACGACGTATCTACGATATCACTAATGTGTTGGAGGGAATTGGACTGATAGAGAAGAAGTCCAAGAACAGCATCCAATGGAA GGGTGTAGGTCCAGGATGTAACACCAGAGAGATAGCAGATAAGCTAATTGATCTGAAGGCTGAGCTCGATGATCTGGCTCTCAGGGAAAACGAGCTGGACCAGCAGAGGGTCTGGGTCCAACAGAGCATCAAGAATGTCACAGACGACTCTAACAACAGCCC TATGGCATATGTTAAACATGAAGACCTCTGTGGAGCTTTCAAAG GTGACACACTCCTAGCAATCCGTGCCCCCATTGGCACACAGCTAGAGGTCCCCATACCAGAAGCT GTCCTTAATGGACAGAGGAAATACCAGATCCGTCTGAAGAGTTCATCTGGTCCTATTGAGGTTTTGCTGGTCAATAAGGACCCGTCCAGTGCCTCTCCTGTTGTTTTGCCCGTCCCTCCTCCAGATGACATCCTTCAAAACCTCCCTGCACCAGCACCTACCTCTCAGCTGCCCACTGCTGCCTCCCAG GTCTCTAAAGCAGCTCCAGCAACGCCTACAAAACCTGCTCCTGCCATAACGTCAGTGACAGCAGCCAGCCAGACGGCCTCAGTGACAG tttcagaagtGACGAGCACCACGCCACTCACCCCAACAACAGATACGCCTGCTACAGTTACTCAGCAACTACAGTCCTCTGCCTCGTTGGATGGATCTGcgtcctcctctgtctctgcagtaTTTGAACCAATTAAATCAGATCCCTCTGAAT TGCTGGACTTTCCCAAAGAGCTCTCTGAAATGTTTGATCCAACAAAAG agatcaTGAGTGGAGACCTTTTGGAGGACTTGATGTCATCAGAAG TGTTTTCGCCTCTGCTCCGTCTGTCCCCTCCACCCAGCGACCACGACTACATATACAACCTGGACGAGACAGAAGGCCTTTGCGACCTCTTTGACGTCCCCATTCTCAATCTCTGA